The following DNA comes from Mycolicibacterium lutetiense.
CCTGCGTGCCGACCCGATCGAGCTGACCGCCGCGCTGGTGGACATCCCCAGCGAGTCGCGCCACGAAAAGCTCATCGCCGACGAGATCGAAGTCGCGCTGCGCACGCAGGCGCCGTGGTTCGAGGTGGTTCGCAACGGCGACGCGGTGCTGGCCCGCACCAACCTGGGCCGCCCGTCGCGGGTGATGCTGGCCGGGCACATCGACACCGTGCCCGCTGCCGACAACCTGCCCAGCCACATCAAAAACGGCGAGATGTGGGGCTGCGGCACCTCGGACATGAAGGCCGGTGACGCGGTGTTCCTGCACCTGGCCGCCACGATCGCCGAGCCCCGCCACGACATCACCTTGGTGATGTACGACTGCGAGGAGATCGAGTCCAGCGCCAACGGGCTCGGCCGCATCGAACGTGAGCTGCCGGACTGGCTGCAGGCCGACGTCGCGATCCTCGGCGAACCTTCCGGTGGCTACATCGAGGCGGGCTGCCAGGGCACCATCCGTGTCGTCGTCGGCGCCACCGGCACCCGCGCCCACTCAGCCCGATCGTGGCTGGGCGACAACGCAGTTCACAAACTCGGCGCTGTCCTGGACCGGCTCACCAAGTATCAGCCCCGCAACGTCGACATCGACGGCTGCGTATACCGGGAAGGGCTGTCGGCGGTCCGTATCGACGGTGGCATCGCCGGCAACGTCATCCCCGATTCCGCATCGGTGACCGTCAACTTCCGATTCGCCCCCGACCGCAGCGTCGAGCAGGCC
Coding sequences within:
- the dapE gene encoding succinyl-diaminopimelate desuccinylase — encoded protein: MGLDLRADPIELTAALVDIPSESRHEKLIADEIEVALRTQAPWFEVVRNGDAVLARTNLGRPSRVMLAGHIDTVPAADNLPSHIKNGEMWGCGTSDMKAGDAVFLHLAATIAEPRHDITLVMYDCEEIESSANGLGRIERELPDWLQADVAILGEPSGGYIEAGCQGTIRVVVGATGTRAHSARSWLGDNAVHKLGAVLDRLTKYQPRNVDIDGCVYREGLSAVRIDGGIAGNVIPDSASVTVNFRFAPDRSVEQAVAHVHEVFDGLDVTIDLTDAAAGALPGLAKPAAAALVDAAGGQVRAKYGWTDVSRFAALGIPAVNYGPGDPNLAHKVDERVDVAAITATTDMLRRYLT